The Porphyromonas sp. oral taxon 275 DNA window GAGCTGGAGGAGACGCGCGAGATGATGCAGCTCCTCACGAGCGAGCACCAGCTGCCCAGCCTCCAGATCGTGGACTGCCGCGAGGCGCTCCACCGCATACGCCCTCAGGGCACCTATGTCGAGGAGCTGGAGCTGCAGGACCTGCTACGCATGCTGGAGACGCTGCACGCCCTGCACCGATTCTTCACCGAGGAGCAGAGCACGGGGGAGCGCGCCGATGAGAGCCTCGTCTACCTCTACCCCCGCCTTACGGCGCTGCTCGAGGACCGACCTACCTTCCCCAAGGTCGAGCAGCATCTGAGGAGCCTCCTGACCGAGGAAGGACGCCTGAGAGACAATGCCTCGCGCGAGCTGCTGCAGATACGCCGCACGCTCGCCGAGACCGAGCGCAGCCTCTCGGGCATGCTGCAGCGCATCCTCACAGGCGCCCGCCGCGAAGGCTGGGTGGAGCAGGACGTGCAGCCCGCCCTACGTGATGGGCGCCTCGTGATCCCCGTCAGCCCGATGCACAAGCGTAAGATTCGCGGCATCGTCCACGATGAGTCCGCCACGGGGAAGACCGTCTACATCGAGCCCGTAGAGCTCGTCGAGGCCAACAACCGTATCCGCGAGCTGGAGAGCGAGGAGCGTCGCGAGGTCATCCGCATCCTTACCGAGGTGGCCAATAGACTACGCCCCAACCTCCGCCACCTGCTGGAGAGCTACGAGCTGCTGGCGACCTACGACTTCGTCTATGCCAAGGCGCACTGGGCGCTGGAGCTGGGGGCGCAGTGTCCGCGCCTTAGCCCCGAGCCGCGTCTGGAATGGTACGGCGCACGCCACCCCCTGCTGCAGCGCTCGCTCAGCGCCTCGGGGCGGAGCATCGTCCCCCTAGACATCACGCTCCAGGCCCCCGATGCGCGTATCCTCCTGATCTCGGGGCCCAACGCTGGGGGTAAGTCCGTATGCCTCAAGACCGTGGGCCTACTGCAGTACCTCCTACAGTGCGGGCTGCCCATCCCCGTGCAGGATCACTCCGAGGCAGGGATCTTCGAGCGGCTCTACATCGACATCGGCGACGAGCAGAGCATAGATGACGACCTCAGCACCTATAGCTCGCACCTGAGGAACATGAAGCACTTCGTGCGCCACGCCGACCGTGCGAGCCTGCTGCTAATCGACGAATTCGGCGGCGGCACCGAGCCCACCATAGGCGGCGCCATAGCTCAGGCGCTGCTGCACCGCTTCAATGACCAAGGGGCCTTCGGCGTCATCACGACGCACTACCAGAACCTCAAGACCTACGCCGAGGACCATCCCGGGCTCATCAACGGCGCCATGCTCTACGACCGCCACGAGATGCGCCCCCTCTTCCGCCTCTCCATTGGGCGCCCGGGGAGCTCCTTCGCCATCGAGATCGCCCGCAAGATCGGCCTCCCCGAGGACGTCATCGCCGAGGTCTCCGAGCAGGTAGGCAGCGAGTACATCGACATGGATAAGTACCTGCAGGACATTATCCGCGACAAGCGCTACTGGGAGACCAAGCGCCAGAGCATACGTCAGGACGAGCGCGCGCTGCAGGAGGCACGACAGCGCTTCGACGAGGGTACCGAGCACCTCAAGAGCGAGCGCAAGAAGATCCTCGAGGAGGCACGCCGCGAGGCAGCCCGCATCATCCAGGAGGCGGGCGGACGCATCGAGCGCACCATCCGCGAGATCCGTGAGGCCGAGGCCGCCAAGGACCAGACACGCCTCATCCGCCAGCAGCTCACCGAGTACAAGGAGGGGCTATCGGCTGAGGAAGAAGCCCTGCAGCTAGCTGCGGCCAAGAAGACGCAGCGAGAGGTGGAGCGCCTCTTGGCGCGCCGTGAGCGTCGTGCCAAGGGCAAGACCCAGCCCAAGGAGCAGCCTCGCCTGGCCGCCCTCGTCACCGACACCGAGCGCGAGGCCGTCGCTAGCCATAGCGTGCTGGGGGAGATCAGCGTCGGCAGCACCGTCCGTATCGAGGGACAGAAAGCGCTGGGGCAGGTCCTCTCGCTCAGCGACCGTGAGGCCGTCGTCGCCCTCGGCGCGCTCAAGACCACCGTCCCGCTGAGCCGCCTGCAGCTCGCCACCAAGGGCGAGGCAGGGCGTCTCAAGCACCAGCAGCATCAGCAGCCCATACAGCCGCAGGCCTCGAGCATCATCGACCAGATCCATCAGAAGCGCTTGCACTTCCGCCACGAGCTGGATGTGCGCGGCTTCCGAGCTGGTGAGGCGCTGGATGCCGTAGGCTACTACGTCGACGAGGCCCTGCAGCTCGGGGTCGGGCAGGTACGTATCCTGCACGGCACGGGCACGGGGGCGCTACGCGAGGCCATACGCAGCTACCTCGGCGGTGTGCGTGGCGTGGCGAACTTCCACGACGAAGATGTACGCTTCGGCGGGGCAGGCATTACCGTCGTCCACATGGAGTAGCCGAGGGCTATCGAGGCTAAGGTAGAGGAAGGCTTTAGGCTTCGCTGGCCGCTACGAGCGGTAAGGGAGGCGAAGCGCCCGCCCCTTGGGACGCTCCCGAGCTTAGCCCCCTGCCCAAGCCGAGCGCAGCCCTTATCCTTATCCTCTCTACCCAGTGAACCGAGCGTGGAGCACCTGCCCCGCTGTGGTCACACGCTAGGGGGAGGGCCGCTGAGGGATATCCCTGAGGAGGCTGAGGGACGGCAGTCAGCACGCTGAGGGACGACAGTCAGCAGGCTGAGGGATATCCCTCACGGAGCTGCGGCGAGGCCATCCGCTCGCTGGGCAACACGCCACGGCAGATTATCGTATCTTTGTACGAACAAGGACATATAATAGCACGTCAATGAGTTCAATGATCAAAGTCACCTTCCCAGACGGCAGCCAGCGGGAGTACCCCGCAGGGACGACCTCTTGGGATATAGCTGGATCGATCAGCCCCCGCCTGCAGCAGGATGTCCTAGCTGCTGGGGTTAATGGTCAGATCTGGGACCTGATGCGCCCCCTCAAGGAGGATACCGAGCTGAAGCTCTATAAGTGGGAAGACCCCGAGGGGAAGTTCGCCTACTGGCACTCCAGCGCCCACCTCATGGCCGAGGCGCTACAGGAGATCTATCCCGAGGTCAAGTTCGGGATCGGCCCCCCCATCGAGAACGGCTTCTACTACGATATAGACCTGGGCGAGGGCGTCCAGATCAAGGATGCAGACCTAGCGGCCATCGAGGCCAAGATGCTCGAGGCGGCAGCGCGCAAGGAGCCCATCATCCGCCGCGACATCACCAAGGCGGAGGTCACGGAGTTCTTCCGTCAGAAGGGCGACGAGTACAAGCTCGAGCTCATCGCGGACCTACCCGACGGCTCGATCACGACCTACACGCAGGGCGGCTTCACCGACCTTTGCCGTGGGCCACACGTCCCCAACACGGGCTACATCAAGGCCGTCAAGCTGCTCAGCGTGGCTGGTGCCTACTGGCGCGGCGACGAGAAGCGCAAGCAGCTGACGCGTATCTACGGGATCACCTTCCCCAAGAAGAAGATGCTCGACGAATACCTGCAGCTCCTCGAGGAGGCCAAGAAGCGCGACCACCGCAAGATCGGCAAGGAGCTCGGGCTCTTCGCCTTCTCGCAGAACGTAGGCTCGGGGCTGCCCCTCTGGCTGCCCCGCGGGACGCAGCTCCGCCTGCGTCTGGAGGACTTCCTCAAGCAGATCCAGAAGCAGTTCGGCTACCAGCAGGTCATCTCCCCACACATCGGCTCCAAGCAGCTCTACGTGACCTCTGGGCACTGGGCGAAGTACGGTGCGGACTCCTTCCGCCCCATCACCACACCCCAGGAGGGAGAGGAATTCATGCTCAAGCCCATGAACTGCCCGCACCACTGCGAGATCTATAAGGCTATGGGCCCCCACTCCTACCGCGACCTGCCGCAGCGCCTGGCAGAGTTCGGCACCGTCTACCGCTACGAGCAGAGCGGAGAGCTGCATGGGCTCACCCGCGTACGTGGCTTCACGCAGGACGACGCGCACCTCTTCTGCCGTCCCGACCAGATCAAGGAGGAGTTCTGCAAGGTGATGGACATCATCTTCATCATCTTCAAGGCACTCAACTTCCAGAACTTCGAGGCCCAGATCTCCCTACGTGACAAGGTCAATAGGGATAAGTATATCGGCAGTGAGGAGAACTGGGAGCGCGCCGAGCAGGCCATCATCGACGCTTGCGCCGAGAAGGGGCTCCCCGCCGTCATCGAGTACGGTGAGGCAGCCTTCTACGGGCCTAAGCTCGACTTCATGGTCAAGGATGCCCTCGGCCGTCGCTGGCAGCTGGGTACGATCCAGGTGGACTACAACCTCCCCGAGCGCTTCGAGCTGGAGTACACGGGCGCGGATAACCGCAAGCATCGTCCCGTGATGATCCACCGCGCGCCCTTCGGCTCTATGGAGCGCTTCGTCGCCGTGCTCATCGAGCATACGGCTGGTCACTTCCCCCTGTGGCTGACGCCCGACCAGGTCGTCATCCTGCCCATCAGCGAGAAGTACAACGACTACGCCTACGAGGTGGCTGCCCAGCTCAACAAGCAGGACATCCGCACGCAGGTGGACGATCGCAACGAGAAGATCGGCCGCAAGATCCGCGACAACGAGCTCAAGCGTATCCCCTACATGCTCATCGTAGGCGAGAAGGAAGCCCAGGAAGGCGAAGTCTCGGTACGTGTGCAGGGTGAGGGTGATAAGGGTTCGCTGAAAATTGCTACCTTTGCAGAGCAAATCGCCGCTGAGGTGGATCGCCAGCTCAACGCTTGGCACACCGAGCAGCAAGCCTAAGAGATAACTTACTTTAAGTAGTCACACAGCAACACTTAAGTAGGGTGCTCCCCTAGCTCGGGGAGCGCCCTACATATAATATACTGAATGGCAGTAGACAACAAACAAAAGTTCCAGTACCGGACGAACGAGGCCATCCGCGTCAAGGAGGTACGTCTCGTCGGGGACAATGTAGAGCAGGGCGTATATCCCATCCAGCAGGCGCTACGCATCGCCGCGGACCAAGAGCTAGACCTGGTAGAGATCTCGCCCAACGTCAACCCACCAGTTTGCCGTGTCGTAGACTACTCTAAGTTCATCTTCCAGCTGAAGAAGAAGCAGAAGGAGCAGAAGGCGAAGAGCGTCAAGGTCGTCGTCAAGGAGATCCGCTTCGGTCCCCAGACTGATGACCACGACTACAACTTCAAGCTCAAGCACGCTAAGGGCTTCCTCAGCGAGGGCGCGAAGGTCAAGGCCTACGTATTCTTCCGTGGACGCTCCATCCTATTTAAGGATCAGGGAGAGGTGCTTCTCTTGCGCTTCGCCAACGACCTTGAGGACTACGGCCGCGTAGAGAGCATGCCCGTCCTGGAAGGTAAGCGCATGACCATCATGCTTGCCCCCAAGAAGGTCGCCACCCCTGCTCCTAAGAAGGACAAGACTAAGGACGAGGAAGACGAGGACTAGTCCCCGCCCCCTCCGACACCATACCCCATCCCACTCCTCGCGCATAGGCTGCGTCAGTGGAGTAGGGCTATAAGTAATCACTCATATAACGAAAAGAAAATGCCTAAGCTGAAGACAAACTCCAGCGCCAAGAAGCGCTTCGCGCTCACGGGCTCTGGTAAGATCAAGCGCAAACATGCCTTCAAGAGTCACATCCTAACCAAGAAGACGAAGAAGCAGAAGCGTAACCTCACCTACTTCACCACCGTGGATCAAGCTGACGTACGCGAAGTCAAGGAGCTCCTCCGTCTCCGCTAGTCTCCGAGAGGTAAGTAAGCCACGATTATTCAGTAACAGAGAGGTAAGCCCACAAGTATCAGCTCGTCCCGAGGCCCTGCCCCGAGCCGCCTGGTCGCTACCAATCACAAAGAAGTAACATCATGCCAAGATCAGTCAATCACGTAGCTTCGCGCGCTAAGAGAAAGCGTATCCTCAAGCTCACTCGTGGGTACTACGGTGCTCGCAAGAACGTCTGGACCGTCGCCAAGAACACTTGGGAGAAGGGTCTGACCTACGCTTTCCGTGACCGCAAGAACAAGAAGCGCAACTTCCGCGCCCTGTGGATCCAGCGTATCAACGCTGCTGCACGCCTGGAGGGACTCTCCTACTCCCGCCTGATGGGCGCCCTGCACGCTCAGGGTATCGAGATCAACCGTAAGGTCCTCGCTGACCTGGCGGTCAATCACCCCGAGGCCTTCAAGGCTATCGTAGCTAAGGTGAAGTAAGCGCCTCGAGCCTCTTAGATATAGAGCAGCCCAGTGGAATGACCTCCGTCATCCCGCTGGGCTGCTCTCTTTGTACCCCGTCCGAGCGGTAGCCTGCGCCCAGTCAAGCGAGGCCAAACTGTAGCAGTCAGCGAGCCGGGAGACAACAGCGGCGAGGGTGAGGAGTTTCAATCAGCGAAACGAAGGATAGCCATCAGCGAAACAACGCTGTAGCAGTCAATGAGCTGAAAGACGGCTGTGGCGAGCTTGAGGGGCGTCAGTCAGCGCCGTAAGGGACGGCAGTCAGCGAGCTGAGGGATATCCCTCACGAAGGCGGGGCGAAGGTGAGACTTCGCTCCGCCTTCGTACTTTTATCGCGCCTCACCCTGCTTGAGCTGGGGGGAGGCTTGCTCTAGAGCGCGAGGCCCTTAGCTCTCGGGGCATGCTGGGATAGGAGCCTCGGGGAGGCAGCCCCAGCACGCCCCCAAGAGGACACCCGAGCCTTAGCCCCAGCAAGCTGTGCTGCGCTCGGGGCTTTTCAGTACCTTTGTTCTAGTCAATTAACTATACGCATGCACACAAGACTATGAAGCAACTCATCCCACTGGCCATCATCGGCTGCCTGACACTGGGCACCCTCGGTAGCCTGAGCGCCCAGAGCTCCCAGCGCCCCCTCTGGCTGCGCCATCAGCAGATCAGCCCCGACGGCCGCAGCATCGCCTTCTGCTACCGCGGTGATATCTATACCGTACCTACCGAAGGAGGGCGCGCGCTGCGTCTGACCTCCAATGCCGCCTACGATGGCACCCCCATCTGGAGCCCCGACAGCCGACAGATCGCCTTCTCCTCCGACCGCGAGGGTGGGCGTGACGTCTTCCTCATCGGTGCCGACGGCACTGAGCTGCGCCGCATCACCTCCAACAGTGCCAAGGAGGTCCCCGTAGCCTTCCTCGATGCCAAGACCCTCCTCTTCCAGGCCGACATCATGCCCACGGTGCAGCTCTCCCTGCATCCCACCCAGGGCTTCGTACAGACCTACGCCGTCAAGCTCGACGCCCAGGAGGCGCGCCCCAAGCTCTGGAACCCCTACCCCATGCTGCAGCCCTCGCTCTCGGGCAAGCAGCTCCTCTACACCGACCATAAGGGCTACGAGGATCAGTGGCGCAAGCACGCCCACTCACCCATCACACGCGACATCTGGCTGCGTGACGAGCAGGGCAAGCACACCAAGCTCACCAGCTTCGACGGCGAGGACCGCAATGCCGTCTGGGACGGGCAGGGCGGCTTCTACTACCTCAGTGAGCGCGAGGGCAACTCCAACATCTACCACCGCACCACCGCGAGCCCCACGGCTGCCGACACACGTCTGACGGACTTCAAGAAAGATCCCGTCCGCTTCCTTTCGCGCGCCACCGACGGCACGCTCTGCTTCGGCTACGACGGCGAGATCTACACGCTGCGCCCTGGCTCGAGCCCGCGCAGAGTGCCCGTACAGATCGTTACCGACGAGGAGGAGCCTAAGGTACAGTACCGTCAGTACAGCTCGGGCGTGAGCTCCTTCGCCGTCGCGCCCTCGGGCAAGGAGATCGCCTTCGTCGTCCACGGCGAGGTCTACGTGACGCACACCGAGTACAAGACCACCAAGCGCATCACCAATACCCCCGTGCAGGAGCGTAGCGTCAGCTTCAGCCCCGACGGCCGCCAGATCGTCTACGCCGCAGAGCGCGATGGGCACTGGAATATCTACATGACCGAGCTGGAGCGCAAGGACGATAAGCTCTTCGTCTACGCTCGTGGGCTCAAGGAGCGCCAGCTGACCCGCAGCCAGGAAGCTTGCTTCCAGCCCACCTTCAGCCCCGACGGCAAGAAGGTCGCCTTCCTACGTGACCGCACCGGCATCTACGTCTACGACCTCGCCTCGGGCAAGGAGACCAAGATACTGGATAAGAGCTACAACTATAGCTACGCCGACGGCGACCAGCACTACCAGTGGAGCCCCGACAGCCAGTGGATCCTGACGAACTACGGCGGCGAGGGCGGCTGGATGCACATCGACTGTGCGCTGGTCAAGGCCGACGGCTCGGGCGAGCGGATCAACCTCACCGAGAGCGGCTACAGGGAGGGCGAGGGCAAGTTCGCCTTCGGCGGCAAGGCCATTCTCTTCAGCTCCGACCGCGCGGGCTACCGCAGCCACGGCAGCTGGGGCTCCGAGAAGGACCTCTACCTGATGTTCCTCGACCGCGAGGCCTACGAGCACTTCCGCCAGACGAAGGAGGAGCGTGAGCTCCGCAAGCAGCAGGGCGAGGATAAGGACAAGGATAAGGACAAGAAGACGGGCGCTGGCGTCTTCGACCTCGAGGACGAGGACTACAGCCCCATCTCCAGCGGCATCCTACGCATAGGCAAGAAGGCCAAGAAGAGCACCCAGACGGCGGCCAAGGACGGCGACAAGAAGAAGGAGGAAGAGCAGAAGAAGCCCTTCAAACCCGACTTCACCGACCGTGAGGACCGTATCGTACGCCTCACCTACGCCTCGGGCTCTATCTCGGACGCCGTCATCAACGGCGAGGGCACCAAGCTCTACTACATCGCCCGCTACGGCACCTCCACCGACCTCTGGGAGCGCGACCTGGAGACGCAGGCCACCCGTATCCTCTCCCCCGGCATCGGTGGCGGCGAACTGATCCTAGGCCAGGACGGCAAGACCGTCTATCTCGGTACGCAGTCGGGACTGAAGAAGCTAGAGAACGGCACGCTGAAGAACATCGAGTTCGCCGCTGACTTCGAGCACCGCCCAGCCGAGGAGCGTAGCTACATCTTCGATCACAGCTGGCAGCAGGTCAAGGAGAAGTTCTACGACGTCAAGCTGCATGGCGTGGACTGGGACTACTACCGCACGACCTACCGCAAGTTCCTCCCGCATATCAACAACGATCAGGACTTTGCCGAGATGCTCTCCGAGCTCCTCGGCGAGCTCAATGCCTCCCACACGGGGGCTCGTGCCTACTCCCGCAGCCAGACTCAGGCCACGGCTAGCCTCGGCGCCTTCTACGACCCCGACTACGAGGGTCGAGGGCTGCGCATCCTCGAGGTGCTCGACTCGGGGCCGCTGGCGCATGGCGAGCGCAAGGTCACCTCTGGCATGATCATCAAGAGCATTGACGGCGAGGACATCCTGCCCGGGCGCGCCCTCGAGCCCTACTTCAATGGCAAGGTCGGCAAGCGCGTCAACCTCAGCATCCTCGATCCCAAGACGGGCAAGACCTTCGAGCACATCGTCAAGCCCATCTCCCAGGAGCAGCAGCGCGAGCTGCTGTACCGCCGCTGGCTACGCCACTGCGAGGAGCTGGTACGTCAGCGCAGCGGGGGCCGTATCGCCTACGTCTACGTGCGGGCAATGAATAGCAGCAGCTTCCGCACCGTCTTCCAGGATCTGCTAGGTAAGTACCGCAATGCCGAGGCGGCCATCGTCGACACCCGCTTCAACGGCGGCGGCTGGCTGCATGAGGATCTCACGCACCTCCTGAGTGGGAAGAAGTACCTCAGCTTCACCCCGCGTGGGCAGTATATCGGCGACGACCCCTTCATGCAGTGGAACAAGCCCAGCTGCGTCCTCATGAGCGAGGGCAACTACAGCAACGGCCACGGCTTCCCCTGGGCCTACAAGACCCTCGGCCTCGGCAAGCTCATCGGCGCCCCCGTCGCGGGGACGATGACGGCCGTATGGTGGGAGTCGCAGATCAATCCCCACATCGTCTTCGGCATCCCGCAGGTCACCTGCTCGGATGAGCAGGGACGCCCGCTGGAGAACCAGACCCTGCAGCCCGACATCCTCATCTACAACACCCCCGAGCAGAGCCTCTCGGGCTACGATGCCCAGCTGATCCGTGCGGTCGATGAGATGATGAAGACCCTACCACAGAAGTAGTAGGCTAGCGCCTGACTTCGCCCCAGGACAGCCCCCAGTGGACAGCGCTCCCGCGACGCCTCCGCTGGGGGCTGTCTGCATCCCGTCCCCCAGCTTATCCACCGACCTATCCCCACTATCCACCGCCCTAGGCTGCAGCACCGCCCCACGCTGCCCCTCCACTACTCCGCATCAAGGACAGGCGCAGGAGCGCCCCCTACCCAGCGCGCTGCGCCTCTAGGGGAGGCGTGCTGAGGGATATCAGTGGGCGCCGTGAGGGACGTCCGTGAGCCGCGTGAGGGATAGCAGTCAGCCCCGTGAGGGATATCAGTCAGCAAGCTGAGCGCAGGCTGTCGCGGCACTGAGTCTTGGCACGGCCTTTGCTAAGAGTCTTAGAGGAGCGGCGGCGAGAGCTATAGGCGGGCGCGCCCTTAGCCTAGGAGGCAGGGGCTGCGAGGCCACTCACCCCGCCTAACCTCCGAAGCAGCTAGCGCGGGCTCAGCCCCAAGGGCACGGGAATACAAGTAGGCGAAATTTGAGCTACTTTTGTATAATAAAAGATTTAAGGAAGCCAGATGAGTAGTATTCCCCACGACCTAAGCCAAATCAAGGCCTTCGTCCTAGACATGGACGGCGTAGTGAGTGCCAACGTCAGCCCCGTCGGGCCCGACGGCATGCCCATGCGTACGGTCAACGTCAAGGACGGCTATGCCATGCAGTACGCCGTGAAGCAAGGCTATACGCTGGCCGTCATCTCGGGTGGCGCGAGCGAAGCGATGACGGAGCGATTCCGCAACCTCGGCGCCAAGTACATCTATATGCGCATCTCCGACAAGGCGCGCCAGCTCGAGCTCCTATGCCAGGAGTCAGGGCTGCGACCCGAGGAGATCGCCTACATCGGAGACGACATCCCCGACATCCCCGTCATGCGCCTAGTGGCCCTCCCCTGCGCCCCTGCCGACGCCGCCCCCGAGGTCAAGTCCATCGCCAAGTACATCTCCCTCTACAATGGGGGCTACGGCGTAGTGCGTGACGTCATCGAGCAGACGCTCAAGGCCAACAGCTGCTGGTCGCTCTCCGAGGGCTTCGGCTGGTAAAGAGGCCCTAGACATGGATCAGATCACACAAGCCGCCGCCACAGCACATCCCCTACTGCAGGGGCTGGCAGGCTGGCGCATCCTCCTCGGCTCGCAGTCGCCGCGCCGCGTGGAGCTGCTGCGGGGGCTAGGCTTACCCTTCGAGCAGCAGGTGCTGCCCGACATCGACGAGTCCTTCCCCGCCACGATGCCGCTCCCCGAGATCCCTGCCTACATCGCAGGGCAGAAGGCCGCGGCCTACCGCGGTGCCCTGGACGAGCGGACGCTCCTCATCACGGCCGACACGCTGGTCTTCGTCGATGACGAGCCGCTGGGCAAGCCTCGGACGCGGGAAGAGGCTGCCGCCATGCTGCGCCGCCTCAGCGGACGCAGGCACTGGGTCACCACGGGACTGGTCTTCACCACTCTCTCCCAGCAGGACAGCTACAGCGATACAGCGGCCGTGGACTTCGCCCCCCTCACGGAGGCCGATATCAGCTACTACCTCGAGCACTACGCCCCGCTAGACAAGGCAGGCGCCTATGGCATCCAGGAGTGGATAGGCTACCGCGCCATCGAGCGTATCGAGGGGAGCTTCTACACGGTCATGGGGCTGCCCGTGCACCTCGTGAGTCATTACCTAAGCACATTTAACAAAACACTATCGTCATGTATACACAAATAGTAGGAGGACGTATCTATACGCCCTCTGGCTGGATCGATGGGGGCTCCGTCCTCATCGAAGGCAAGCAGATCAAGGCAGTGCTGAATACCGAGCTCCCCGTCGTGGGGGCCCGCCTCATCAACGCACGTGGCTCCTACATCATCCCCGGCGGCATCGAGACGCACGTACACGGGGCCGCAGGTGCGGACTTCATGGACGGCACCGTCGAGGCCTTCCGCACGGCAGCGGACTACCACCTGCAGAACGGGACGACGACCATCTACCCCACCCTCTCCACCTCGACCTACGAGACGATCATGAAGGGCATCGAGTGCACCGAGGTACTGCTCGCGGACGAGACCTCCTCGGTCGAAGGCCTGCACCTCGAGGGGCCTTACTTCTCCGTCAAGATGGCCGGTGCCCAGCTCCCCGAGCTGATCCGCCCCGCCCGCCCCGAGGAGTACACCAAGATCATGGAGCGCGGTAAGGGCATCATCAAGCGCTGGGACGCAGCCCCCGAGATCGAGGGTACGCTGGACTTCGGACGCTATGTCAAGGAGTTCGGCGTCGTCACCGCCATCGCCCACACCGAGGCTGGCGAACCCGAGATCAAGGCTGCCTGGGAGCATGGCTATACGCTGGCCACGCACTTCTACAACGCGATGAAGGTCTCCCACAAGAAGGGCGTCTATAAGGTCCCTGGTGCGGTAGAGACGATCCTCGACCTGCCTGACTTCGACATCGAGGTCATCTGCGACGGCATCCACGTGCCCCCGCTGATGGTCAACCTCGCCTACAAGGTCAAGGGTCGCGAACGTATGGCGCTCACCACCGACGCCCTGCTGTACACGGGTACCCCCGCGGACTTCAAGGATCCTACGGGGCACGCCATCGTCGAGGACGGCGTGTGCAAGCTCTCCGACCACTCGGCACTGGCGGGCAGCGTCGCTACGATGGATAGACTCATCCGCACGGCCGTACAGCAGTGCGACATCCCTCTGATCGACGCCGTCTATATGGCCTCGACGACGCCCGCCCGCATCATGAGCATCACCGACACCAAGGGGGCAATCGAGGCAGGCAAGGATGCCGATATCCTCTTCCTCGACGAGGAGCTGCAGCTGCACTTCGTCATGCACCGCGGTCGCGTCGTCCGTGGCGAGGAGTACTGGGCTTAGTACCGCACTCCCCTAGAGCTATGAGAGGCTAGACACGTCCGATCGCGGCGTGCCTAGCCTCTTGGCTTTAGTTCCCTCACAGCACGCCCACTACACAGCACACACTACACCCATCACGCTATGCGCTCTACCCTTCTCCTCAGTCTCGGGAGTGGCCTCCTGCTCCCCGCTACGCTCCTCAGCGCTGCCCAGCCCCTCCCCGCGCGGCGCCCCAATATCCTCCTCTTCCTCGTGGATGATATGGGCTGGCAGGATACCTCCGTATCCTTCGGGAGCGATACGACGGCGCTCAATAGGCGCTACCACACCCCTGCCATGGAGCGCCTGGCGCGCCGTGGCGTGCGCTTCACCGACGCCTACGCTGCACCCGTCTCCTCCCCCAGCCGCTGCAGCCTCCTGACGGGGGCGCACGCCGCACGTCACCGCGTGACCAACTGGACACTGCGCTACGACATGCCCTCCGACCATGCCGACAGCACGCTGCAGGCCCCCGAGTGGAATGTCAATGGCCTCAGCCCGCGCCCCGACACACCCCACACCTACTACGCACGTATGCTGCCCGAGCTGCTGCGTGCGGCGGGCTACCACACGATACACTGCGGCAAGGCGCACTTCGGCGCTATCGGTACACCCGCGGCCGACCCGCTGCAGCTGGGCTTCGAGGTCAATATCGCGGGGCACGCTGCTGGCGGGCCTGCCTCCTTCCTCGGGCGAGCGCGCTACGGACACGACTCGCTGGGCAAGCCCGTCTCTCCTATGGCTGTGCCGGGACTAGAGCGCTACTGGGATACCGACACCTACCTCAGCGAAGCCCTGACGCTGGAGGCCATACAGGCACTGCGGGC harbors:
- a CDS encoding S41 family peptidase is translated as MKQLIPLAIIGCLTLGTLGSLSAQSSQRPLWLRHQQISPDGRSIAFCYRGDIYTVPTEGGRALRLTSNAAYDGTPIWSPDSRQIAFSSDREGGRDVFLIGADGTELRRITSNSAKEVPVAFLDAKTLLFQADIMPTVQLSLHPTQGFVQTYAVKLDAQEARPKLWNPYPMLQPSLSGKQLLYTDHKGYEDQWRKHAHSPITRDIWLRDEQGKHTKLTSFDGEDRNAVWDGQGGFYYLSEREGNSNIYHRTTASPTAADTRLTDFKKDPVRFLSRATDGTLCFGYDGEIYTLRPGSSPRRVPVQIVTDEEEPKVQYRQYSSGVSSFAVAPSGKEIAFVVHGEVYVTHTEYKTTKRITNTPVQERSVSFSPDGRQIVYAAERDGHWNIYMTELERKDDKLFVYARGLKERQLTRSQEACFQPTFSPDGKKVAFLRDRTGIYVYDLASGKETKILDKSYNYSYADGDQHYQWSPDSQWILTNYGGEGGWMHIDCALVKADGSGERINLTESGYREGEGKFAFGGKAILFSSDRAGYRSHGSWGSEKDLYLMFLDREAYEHFRQTKEERELRKQQGEDKDKDKDKKTGAGVFDLEDEDYSPISSGILRIGKKAKKSTQTAAKDGDKKKEEEQKKPFKPDFTDREDRIVRLTYASGSISDAVINGEGTKLYYIARYGTSTDLWERDLETQATRILSPGIGGGELILGQDGKTVYLGTQSGLKKLENGTLKNIEFAADFEHRPAEERSYIFDHSWQQVKEKFYDVKLHGVDWDYYRTTYRKFLPHINNDQDFAEMLSELLGELNASHTGARAYSRSQTQATASLGAFYDPDYEGRGLRILEVLDSGPLAHGERKVTSGMIIKSIDGEDILPGRALEPYFNGKVGKRVNLSILDPKTGKTFEHIVKPISQEQQRELLYRRWLRHCEELVRQRSGGRIAYVYVRAMNSSSFRTVFQDLLGKYRNAEAAIVDTRFNGGGWLHEDLTHLLSGKKYLSFTPRGQYIGDDPFMQWNKPSCVLMSEGNYSNGHGFPWAYKTLGLGKLIGAPVAGTMTAVWWESQINPHIVFGIPQVTCSDEQGRPLENQTLQPDILIYNTPEQSLSGYDAQLIRAVDEMMKTLPQK
- a CDS encoding HAD family hydrolase, translating into MSSIPHDLSQIKAFVLDMDGVVSANVSPVGPDGMPMRTVNVKDGYAMQYAVKQGYTLAVISGGASEAMTERFRNLGAKYIYMRISDKARQLELLCQESGLRPEEIAYIGDDIPDIPVMRLVALPCAPADAAPEVKSIAKYISLYNGGYGVVRDVIEQTLKANSCWSLSEGFGW
- a CDS encoding Maf family nucleotide pyrophosphatase gives rise to the protein MDQITQAAATAHPLLQGLAGWRILLGSQSPRRVELLRGLGLPFEQQVLPDIDESFPATMPLPEIPAYIAGQKAAAYRGALDERTLLITADTLVFVDDEPLGKPRTREEAAAMLRRLSGRRHWVTTGLVFTTLSQQDSYSDTAAVDFAPLTEADISYYLEHYAPLDKAGAYGIQEWIGYRAIERIEGSFYTVMGLPVHLVSHYLSTFNKTLSSCIHK
- the nagA gene encoding N-acetylglucosamine-6-phosphate deacetylase → MYTQIVGGRIYTPSGWIDGGSVLIEGKQIKAVLNTELPVVGARLINARGSYIIPGGIETHVHGAAGADFMDGTVEAFRTAADYHLQNGTTTIYPTLSTSTYETIMKGIECTEVLLADETSSVEGLHLEGPYFSVKMAGAQLPELIRPARPEEYTKIMERGKGIIKRWDAAPEIEGTLDFGRYVKEFGVVTAIAHTEAGEPEIKAAWEHGYTLATHFYNAMKVSHKKGVYKVPGAVETILDLPDFDIEVICDGIHVPPLMVNLAYKVKGRERMALTTDALLYTGTPADFKDPTGHAIVEDGVCKLSDHSALAGSVATMDRLIRTAVQQCDIPLIDAVYMASTTPARIMSITDTKGAIEAGKDADILFLDEELQLHFVMHRGRVVRGEEYWA